A DNA window from Stenotrophomonas sp. 57 contains the following coding sequences:
- a CDS encoding copper resistance protein B, with the protein MSRSLLSPSLLALGLAAALPVFAQSHAGHDMRAMNAPEKATKSAKTPAEPVDHSKMDHSTMDHSKMDHAAMQPATMDHSTMDHSSMDHAAMGHGTPAPTEPREPIPVPTDADRAAAFPPIAHGAMEHAPEINSLLLIDRLEHWDGKSSNGQAWEATGWIGGNINRLWLRTDGERSRGRTESSSLEALYGRSVSPWWDVLVGVRQDFRPADSRTWAAIGIQGLAPYKFESSATLYMGSGGQVLAKAEVEYDVLLTNRLILQPLLEATVAAKDEPEYGIGRGLNKFEAGLRLRYEFSRRFAPYIGISHERSFGDTADYAGDHARDTRWMAGVRMWF; encoded by the coding sequence ATGAGCCGCTCACTGCTTTCCCCCAGCCTGCTGGCCCTGGGCCTGGCCGCCGCGTTGCCGGTGTTCGCGCAGTCGCACGCGGGCCATGACATGCGCGCCATGAACGCGCCTGAGAAGGCCACGAAGTCCGCGAAGACGCCTGCCGAACCGGTCGATCATTCGAAGATGGACCACTCGACCATGGATCACTCGAAGATGGACCACGCCGCAATGCAGCCAGCGACGATGGACCATTCCACGATGGATCACTCCAGCATGGACCACGCGGCGATGGGTCACGGCACGCCCGCACCCACCGAGCCGCGCGAGCCGATCCCGGTCCCGACCGACGCCGACCGCGCTGCCGCCTTCCCCCCGATCGCGCATGGCGCGATGGAACACGCGCCGGAGATCAACAGCCTGCTGCTGATCGACCGCCTCGAACACTGGGATGGCAAGAGCAGCAACGGCCAGGCCTGGGAAGCCACCGGCTGGATCGGCGGCAACATCAATCGCCTGTGGCTGCGCACCGATGGTGAGCGCAGCCGTGGCCGCACCGAGTCGTCATCGCTGGAGGCCCTGTACGGCCGTAGCGTGTCGCCGTGGTGGGACGTGCTGGTCGGCGTGCGCCAGGACTTCCGCCCCGCCGACTCGCGCACCTGGGCGGCAATCGGCATCCAGGGCCTGGCGCCGTACAAGTTCGAAAGTTCGGCCACGCTGTACATGGGCTCCGGTGGCCAGGTGCTGGCCAAGGCCGAAGTCGAGTACGACGTGCTGCTGACCAACCGCCTGATCCTGCAGCCGCTGCTGGAAGCCACCGTCGCGGCCAAGGATGAACCGGAGTACGGCATCGGCCGCGGCCTGAACAAGTTCGAGGCCGGGCTGCGCCTGCGCTACGAGTTCAGCCGCCGCTTCGCGCCATACATCGGCATCAGCCACGAACGCAGTTTCGGCGACACCGCCGACTATGCTGGCGACCACGCACGCGACACGCGTTGGATGGCCGGCGTGCGGATGTGGTTCTGA
- a CDS encoding GNAT family N-acetyltransferase, with the protein MSLQIRRATLADVDALSAIAIATYNETWGDSYPAQELQDFLQAHYSSEPQRAELSDPRSAVWLLMDGDAVVGYLAAGANTLPHTDACEGDIELKRFYILADYQNGGHGARLMDAFMEWLDQPQRRTLWVGVWEENFGAQRFYARYGCSKVGEYDFIVGDTHDREFILRRP; encoded by the coding sequence ATGTCGCTGCAGATCCGCCGCGCCACCCTCGCCGACGTCGACGCGTTGTCGGCCATCGCCATCGCCACCTACAACGAAACCTGGGGTGACTCGTATCCGGCGCAGGAGCTGCAGGATTTCCTGCAGGCGCACTACAGCAGCGAACCGCAGCGCGCCGAGCTGTCCGACCCCCGCAGTGCGGTCTGGCTGCTGATGGATGGTGACGCCGTGGTCGGCTATCTGGCCGCCGGTGCGAACACCCTGCCGCACACGGATGCATGCGAGGGCGACATCGAACTGAAGCGGTTCTATATCCTGGCCGACTATCAGAACGGTGGCCACGGCGCACGCCTGATGGATGCGTTCATGGAGTGGCTGGACCAGCCGCAGCGCCGCACCCTGTGGGTGGGCGTATGGGAAGAAAACTTCGGCGCGCAGCGCTTCTACGCGCGCTATGGCTGCAGCAAGGTTGGCGAGTACGACTTCATCGTCGGCGATACCCACGACCGCGAGTTCATTCTGCGCCGGCCGTGA
- a CDS encoding zf-TFIIB domain-containing protein, producing MLCPVCKTQTLQMAERHGIEIDYCPSCRGVWLDRGELDKIIERAGAGAAVPPPAPVQAQPAAAPPPPVMHRDTRHLGQRYEDSRGQQYGHGYKKKKKDSFLSELFDF from the coding sequence ATGCTGTGCCCCGTGTGCAAGACCCAGACCCTGCAGATGGCCGAGCGCCATGGCATCGAGATCGATTACTGCCCGAGCTGCCGCGGCGTGTGGCTGGATCGTGGCGAGCTGGACAAGATCATCGAGCGCGCCGGTGCCGGTGCAGCGGTGCCGCCGCCTGCACCTGTGCAGGCACAGCCGGCTGCCGCGCCGCCGCCGCCGGTGATGCACCGTGACACCCGCCATCTGGGCCAGCGCTACGAAGACAGCCGTGGCCAGCAGTACGGCCACGGCTACAAGAAAAAGAAGAAGGACAGCTTCCTGTCGGAGCTGTTCGACTTCTAG
- a CDS encoding CPBP family glutamic-type intramembrane protease has protein sequence MTILSRLPNAVRGVLVLLGVGVGLNLRDIAAAAGTPIPALPIAYGGSLLDNALAALVALLLAALMRPRGTGLMASLGLRGNGWRGPMWVLLASLPCWLGLALLGTPNTALTPLDATMLAVLFPLAEEVLFRGLGFVLLVKLMRGPWPLLALPQALLFGWVHWLGFGGFDGGGTALFVGAVIALGGFIFAWLDHLDGDTLWCGLVLHVSMNLAWNVFSLDDAVALGWQATSLRIGTALLAVAVLAWQVRPRRPRPL, from the coding sequence ATGACCATTCTTTCCCGCCTGCCCAACGCCGTGCGAGGGGTGCTGGTGCTGCTCGGCGTCGGCGTTGGCCTGAATCTGCGCGATATCGCGGCGGCCGCCGGCACGCCCATTCCCGCCTTGCCCATTGCCTATGGCGGCAGCCTGCTCGACAACGCACTGGCCGCACTCGTGGCGCTGCTGCTGGCCGCGCTGATGCGTCCACGCGGGACGGGCCTGATGGCCAGCCTGGGACTGCGCGGCAACGGCTGGCGTGGCCCAATGTGGGTACTGCTGGCCAGCCTGCCGTGCTGGCTGGGCCTGGCGCTGCTGGGCACGCCCAACACCGCACTGACCCCCCTGGATGCAACGATGCTCGCCGTGCTGTTCCCGCTGGCCGAGGAAGTGCTGTTCCGCGGCCTCGGCTTCGTGCTGCTGGTGAAACTCATGCGCGGGCCATGGCCCCTGCTCGCGCTGCCGCAGGCGCTGCTGTTCGGCTGGGTGCACTGGCTGGGTTTTGGCGGCTTCGACGGTGGCGGGACCGCCCTGTTCGTCGGCGCGGTGATTGCCCTGGGCGGTTTCATCTTCGCCTGGCTGGATCACCTGGACGGCGACACCCTGTGGTGTGGCCTGGTCCTGCATGTATCGATGAACCTGGCCTGGAATGTGTTCAGCCTCGATGACGCCGTCGCGCTCGGCTGGCAAGCCACCAGCCTGCGCATCGGCACCGCGCTGCTGGCCGTGGCAGTGCTGGCCTGGCAGGTACGCCCGCGACGCCCACGCCCGCTGTAA
- a CDS encoding response regulator, protein MLLSKRHVEPRVLLIEDAEETRELSRLALESQACHVVGVSSAEAALGLLAAGERFDLLFTDVNLGAISGIEAANQVRGLYPHLPILVTSGMDQHQVLPQLRDGIHFLPKPYNMSELLDAIRLCFRHADVGVLTGPDAQAA, encoded by the coding sequence ATGTTGCTGTCCAAGCGCCACGTTGAACCCCGCGTCCTGCTGATCGAGGATGCCGAGGAAACCCGCGAGCTGAGCCGTCTTGCGCTGGAAAGCCAGGCCTGCCACGTGGTGGGCGTGAGCTCTGCCGAAGCAGCATTGGGCCTGCTGGCCGCTGGTGAGCGTTTTGACCTGCTGTTCACCGACGTCAACCTGGGTGCGATCAGCGGTATTGAAGCGGCCAACCAAGTGCGCGGACTGTACCCGCACCTGCCGATCCTGGTGACCTCGGGCATGGACCAGCACCAGGTGTTGCCGCAGCTGCGCGACGGCATCCATTTCCTGCCCAAGCCCTACAACATGAGCGAGCTGCTCGACGCCATCCGGCTGTGCTTCCGGCATGCCGATGTCGGCGTATTGACCGGGCCGGATGCGCAGGCAGCCTGA
- a CDS encoding alpha/beta hydrolase-fold protein — translation MQRVHGWSVAVCLAVSGCAMSVAPPAAHSEAKERPAAAVPGVVLPDTEALRVHDPVGRDYPVWVALPADYAAHPEKRYPVLYVTDALYSFPLVRSVRNMVGQKGVNLEDFILVGLPPQEGLTSKQSRSRDYTPSDPARTDPRDYSDDVSYGGAAHYRDFLAERVLPVIDARYRTDPARRAYAGHSYGGLFGAYVLTTRPDMFRTYILSSPSLWFDGHRVPRMQAEAKAPTQPTTVVLSVGSFETVKPEPRYFTRNDMLRHNAEFAEQLRNSGRSLKVESMVIDDEDHFTVYPDMITRALLKVFPGTGPYSSG, via the coding sequence ATGCAGCGTGTGCATGGATGGAGTGTGGCGGTCTGCCTGGCCGTGAGTGGCTGTGCGATGTCGGTGGCACCGCCGGCAGCGCACAGTGAAGCGAAGGAGCGCCCGGCCGCCGCCGTGCCGGGCGTGGTACTGCCGGATACCGAAGCGCTGCGCGTGCACGATCCGGTCGGCCGCGATTACCCGGTCTGGGTGGCGTTGCCGGCCGACTACGCCGCACATCCGGAAAAGCGCTATCCGGTGCTGTACGTGACCGACGCGCTTTACAGCTTCCCGCTGGTGCGCAGCGTGCGCAACATGGTGGGCCAGAAGGGCGTCAACCTCGAGGATTTCATCCTGGTCGGGCTGCCTCCGCAGGAGGGCCTGACGTCCAAGCAGAGCCGCTCGCGTGATTACACGCCCAGCGACCCGGCGCGTACCGATCCGCGTGACTACAGCGATGACGTCAGCTACGGCGGCGCGGCGCACTACCGCGATTTCCTCGCCGAGCGGGTGCTGCCGGTGATCGATGCGCGCTACCGCACTGATCCGGCGCGGCGTGCCTATGCGGGGCATTCCTATGGCGGCCTGTTCGGCGCCTATGTGCTGACCACGCGCCCGGACATGTTCCGCACCTACATCCTGTCCAGTCCGTCGCTGTGGTTTGACGGTCATCGGGTGCCGCGCATGCAGGCCGAGGCCAAGGCGCCGACGCAGCCGACCACGGTGGTGCTGTCGGTGGGCAGCTTTGAAACGGTCAAGCCGGAGCCGCGCTATTTCACCCGCAACGATATGCTGCGCCACAACGCCGAATTCGCCGAGCAGCTGCGCAACAGTGGGCGATCCTTGAAGGTGGAGAGCATGGTGATCGATGACGAGGACCACTTCACCGTTTACCCGGACATGATCACCCGCGCGCTGCTGAAGGTGTTCCCGGGTACCGGGCCGTACAGCAGCGGTTGA
- a CDS encoding alpha/beta hydrolase-fold protein, translating into MRLIMLSLLLSAASATPLMAAEPPPSAQTTPATPLVIGETFTIESKTLGETRRINVYRPQPWGLDPKAPLPVLYMPDGGIGEDFLHVAGLVQVLSGNGSMRPFLLVGIENTERRRDMTGPSSDPQDQKIAPRIGGSAAYRTFLRDELMPQVRQRYPTTDERALIGESLAGLFVVETLLQEPTLFDSYIALDPSLWWNRGTMLAGAAKQLPAVTRAQPRVFLASSGQPELAASAAQLATLLQQASPSPLVKYLPLPEETHATIYHPAALQALRTLFPAPPPASP; encoded by the coding sequence ATGCGCTTGATCATGCTGTCGCTGTTGTTGTCCGCCGCGTCCGCTACGCCGTTGATGGCTGCCGAACCGCCGCCGTCCGCGCAGACAACGCCGGCCACGCCGCTGGTCATCGGCGAAACCTTCACCATCGAATCGAAAACGCTGGGCGAGACCCGCCGCATCAATGTCTACCGCCCGCAGCCGTGGGGCCTGGACCCGAAAGCACCGCTGCCGGTGCTCTACATGCCCGACGGCGGCATCGGCGAGGACTTCCTGCATGTGGCCGGGCTGGTGCAGGTGCTGAGCGGCAACGGCAGCATGCGTCCGTTCCTGCTGGTCGGCATCGAGAACACCGAGCGCCGCCGCGACATGACCGGCCCCAGCAGCGATCCGCAGGACCAGAAGATCGCGCCGCGCATTGGTGGCTCGGCGGCCTACCGCACCTTCCTGCGCGATGAACTGATGCCGCAGGTGCGCCAGCGCTACCCGACTACCGACGAGCGCGCGTTGATCGGCGAGTCGCTGGCTGGCTTGTTCGTGGTCGAAACGCTGCTGCAGGAGCCGACGCTGTTCGACAGCTACATCGCGCTGGACCCCAGCCTGTGGTGGAACCGGGGTACCATGCTGGCGGGCGCGGCCAAGCAGCTGCCGGCGGTGACGCGCGCACAGCCGCGCGTGTTCCTGGCCAGCAGTGGGCAGCCGGAGCTGGCTGCGTCCGCCGCGCAGTTGGCCACGCTGCTGCAACAGGCGTCGCCGTCGCCGCTGGTGAAGTACCTGCCGCTGCCGGAGGAAACTCACGCCACGATCTATCACCCGGCCGCGCTGCAGGCGCTGCGGACGCTGTTCCCGGCACCGCCGCCGGCCTCGCCCTGA
- a CDS encoding type II toxin-antitoxin system RelE/ParE family toxin codes for MEAILNVKFYRSSAADEPVRVWLKEEVSADARKAIGGDIKTVQLGWPLGMPLVRKMDDRLWEIRSSIPEGIARVMFTTVQRDMVLLHGFVKKSQKTPTSDLELARKRRDEVIR; via the coding sequence ATGGAAGCGATCCTGAATGTGAAGTTCTACCGCTCATCCGCGGCCGATGAGCCGGTCCGGGTCTGGCTGAAGGAGGAGGTTTCCGCCGACGCCCGCAAAGCTATCGGCGGAGACATCAAGACCGTTCAGCTGGGTTGGCCCTTGGGTATGCCACTGGTGCGAAAGATGGATGACCGGTTGTGGGAGATTCGAAGTTCAATCCCTGAGGGCATCGCACGCGTCATGTTCACGACCGTACAGCGGGACATGGTGCTGTTGCACGGGTTCGTGAAGAAGTCACAGAAGACGCCCACGTCAGACCTGGAACTGGCCAGGAAGCGCCGGGATGAGGTAATCAGATGA
- a CDS encoding helix-turn-helix transcriptional regulator, translated as MSKNKHVGSSFDDFLESEGLLQESASLAVKRVIAWQVAEAMKAVNISKATLAKRMHTSRSQLDRVLDEADTGLTLDTLSRTATALGYRIKVDLVAPKAAGPSTRKKKSAGPKNHVA; from the coding sequence ATGAGCAAGAACAAACACGTTGGATCAAGCTTTGATGACTTCCTTGAGTCTGAAGGCCTGCTGCAGGAGTCGGCATCATTGGCGGTCAAGCGCGTGATTGCCTGGCAGGTGGCCGAGGCGATGAAGGCCGTCAACATCAGCAAGGCAACATTGGCCAAGCGCATGCATACCAGTCGCTCACAGCTGGATCGAGTATTGGATGAAGCCGATACCGGTCTCACGCTCGATACGCTCAGCCGGACGGCTACGGCGTTGGGTTATCGAATCAAAGTGGATCTGGTGGCGCCCAAGGCCGCAGGGCCCTCGACGCGAAAGAAGAAGAGCGCCGGGCCAAAGAACCACGTGGCGTGA
- a CDS encoding SOS response-associated peptidase family protein, with the protein MADQRRGLQEGPLVHPRRWPLWSARLREDATPLLPDGNLGTFTIINGDSSVVSAEIHDGMPVWIDLSQLDAWLAAEPEDAMAMLLASKTSAMEAYLVSRAVNTEQLLRPAS; encoded by the coding sequence GTGGCCGATCAGCGACGTGGACTGCAAGAAGGGCCCCTGGTTCATCCACGCCGATGGCCCCTATGGTCTGCACGACTGCGGGAGGACGCCACCCCGCTGCTGCCGGACGGCAACCTGGGCACGTTCACCATCATCAACGGCGACAGCAGCGTCGTGTCGGCCGAGATCCACGACGGGATGCCTGTCTGGATCGACCTTAGCCAGCTCGATGCGTGGCTCGCCGCCGAGCCGGAGGACGCGATGGCCATGCTCCTGGCGTCCAAGACTTCTGCCATGGAAGCGTATCTCGTCAGCCGAGCCGTAAACACCGAACAGCTGCTGCGGCCTGCCAGCTGA
- a CDS encoding DNA methyltransferase: MGLDQCAKLCSVALPTLPANSFDALITDPPYASGGVHASARQRSPNEKYMQSSAPYLHADFPSDERDQRSHLAWMQLWLAQCNRVLRDGAPVLLFSDWRQLPLTTDALQCAGFTWRGVAVWDKTGGVRPQRGRFANQAEYVVWGSKGGMPLNRAAPTLPGVFREAVRKSDKHHLTGKPTDLMRQLVRICEQGGRILDPFVGSGTTLVAADAEGYSWTGIEMTGHYHDVARSRLVRHTE, from the coding sequence GTGGGCCTTGACCAGTGCGCCAAGCTCTGCAGCGTCGCGCTGCCGACCTTGCCGGCCAACAGCTTCGACGCCCTCATCACTGACCCGCCGTATGCAAGCGGCGGCGTCCATGCGTCTGCTCGCCAGCGCAGCCCCAACGAGAAGTACATGCAGAGCAGTGCGCCATATCTGCATGCTGACTTCCCCAGCGATGAACGCGACCAGCGCTCGCACCTCGCGTGGATGCAGCTGTGGTTGGCGCAATGCAACCGCGTGCTGCGGGATGGTGCGCCGGTGTTGCTGTTCAGCGACTGGCGGCAGCTGCCGCTGACCACCGACGCGCTGCAGTGCGCCGGCTTCACCTGGCGCGGTGTGGCGGTGTGGGACAAGACGGGCGGCGTGCGTCCTCAGCGCGGCCGTTTCGCCAACCAGGCCGAGTACGTCGTATGGGGTAGCAAGGGCGGGATGCCGCTAAACCGCGCGGCACCAACGCTGCCGGGCGTCTTCCGCGAGGCCGTGCGCAAGTCTGACAAGCACCACCTTACCGGTAAGCCGACCGACCTCATGCGCCAGCTGGTGCGGATCTGCGAGCAGGGCGGGCGCATCCTCGATCCGTTCGTCGGCTCCGGCACCACGTTGGTAGCCGCGGACGCTGAGGGCTACAGCTGGACGGGGATCGAGATGACCGGGCACTACCATGACGTTGCCCGCTCGCGTTTGGTGCGTCACACCGAGTGA
- a CDS encoding ogr/Delta-like zinc finger family protein translates to MSATVGQRAVFCCPACKARLVKRTSALQHPFLRTDAYVCPNPMCGATYTGSSELTNVASPSGLPSAPACELPPTPGYQRTMLQTRWKQDQGELQTDWIDAIESCPPDGEQPSV, encoded by the coding sequence ATGAGTGCCACAGTCGGACAACGCGCTGTGTTCTGCTGCCCTGCCTGCAAGGCCCGGCTGGTAAAGCGCACCAGTGCGTTGCAACACCCCTTCCTGCGCACTGACGCCTATGTCTGCCCGAACCCCATGTGTGGTGCTACGTACACCGGCAGTTCCGAACTGACCAACGTGGCCAGCCCCAGCGGCCTCCCCAGCGCTCCGGCCTGCGAACTGCCGCCTACACCCGGATATCAGCGGACGATGCTGCAGACGCGTTGGAAGCAAGACCAGGGCGAACTGCAAACCGACTGGATCGACGCAATCGAGTCCTGTCCCCCTGACGGCGAACAGCCCTCGGTCTGA
- a CDS encoding DNA-binding protein: MKAQRRTTALRTAEQARQWLIDNGLSVPAFAELHGLDRHAVNNALRSTSKCRIGKTHDAAVALGMKAASDSHTDSPVSTRIRTVKKTAGKAPVKSKATKKAQGKA, translated from the coding sequence ATGAAAGCCCAACGACGTACCACTGCGCTGCGCACTGCCGAACAAGCCCGGCAGTGGCTCATCGACAACGGCCTGTCCGTTCCCGCGTTTGCGGAGTTGCATGGACTGGACCGGCACGCCGTCAACAACGCTCTGCGCAGCACCAGCAAGTGCCGGATCGGAAAGACCCACGATGCTGCCGTCGCGCTCGGCATGAAGGCCGCCAGTGATTCTCACACAGATTCACCCGTTTCCACCCGTATTCGCACGGTCAAGAAGACTGCCGGCAAAGCCCCGGTTAAGTCGAAGGCTACGAAGAAGGCGCAGGGTAAGGCATGA
- a CDS encoding helix-turn-helix transcriptional regulator has product MSVGIRLKEERKRLGLTQEAMGLACGVAKRTQILFEQDAHLPGGAYFVAADELGVDVTYVLVGRRDRLAEADADLLDAWRSASASARAAVMAALRGVAPATTAAAPRTSFENTSIGQQISGDVDLRGQKIFVKPPKASKKPSR; this is encoded by the coding sequence GTGTCTGTAGGTATTCGCCTGAAAGAAGAACGGAAGCGGCTGGGTCTGACCCAGGAGGCCATGGGACTGGCCTGCGGTGTTGCCAAGCGCACGCAGATCCTGTTCGAGCAAGACGCACACCTGCCCGGTGGCGCCTACTTCGTTGCGGCCGATGAACTCGGCGTTGATGTGACCTATGTGCTAGTCGGCCGGCGTGATCGCTTGGCCGAGGCGGACGCGGATCTACTTGATGCTTGGCGCTCGGCGTCGGCTTCGGCACGCGCGGCTGTCATGGCGGCATTGCGCGGCGTTGCACCTGCGACGACAGCAGCAGCGCCCCGCACCTCGTTCGAGAACACCAGCATCGGCCAGCAGATCAGCGGCGATGTGGATCTGCGTGGGCAAAAGATCTTTGTCAAGCCGCCTAAAGCATCAAAGAAACCCAGCCGATAA
- a CDS encoding PIN domain-containing protein, with amino-acid sequence MSYGDGVKRGAAMCVCKGQTVFEGAVIGQVFTGDVQIFLDGPPRHFQYRRNAMVASRQVERKGVTDMRAQFSGYFDPTPDQLEALWGGHDSMIALDTNVLLGLYRMPAATREEVVELLTRLKDRLWVPYHVLLEFHRNRQQAMKAEFAAAKQLGKDARNAYDVFKATISNDRVRDRACWPQIAEKLAEIEKKAEELFKVTNSESGHYISPNAPDSVLSFVENLLEGRIGSRPGSQAIVDSAEELAAERFKAKIGPGYYDQEKAGDKYVFDGLIYDRQYGDYMVWRELIAHSRETKTKRVMFVTSDVKPDWWLDSRTFSGKRPQPELVMEMLREAAVECFWMYTLSDFIKNAGTFLRTKVTQRAISDARQAESGPRREAPAATPADARLRRVGNDDLRTVVAGQADDLISVGRHIGIGLARAQGKGVTGIVAIDPQAILTRGMALLDDLKSSVDLLSLFDEIGGLELYVILPKNQPELMAHALKTARSLAEGLDLQTVAPQVFVGHFLNAGRTEYTFSG; translated from the coding sequence ATGAGCTACGGTGATGGTGTGAAGCGTGGAGCGGCGATGTGCGTGTGCAAGGGTCAGACCGTGTTTGAAGGGGCCGTAATTGGCCAGGTGTTTACGGGTGACGTGCAGATATTTCTCGATGGTCCTCCAAGACACTTCCAGTACCGTAGAAATGCAATGGTTGCTAGTCGCCAAGTTGAGCGCAAAGGAGTGACAGATATGCGGGCACAGTTCTCTGGCTATTTCGATCCGACCCCCGATCAGCTGGAGGCGCTGTGGGGGGGGCATGACAGTATGATCGCACTCGATACCAACGTTCTGTTGGGTCTGTACCGCATGCCTGCGGCCACAAGAGAAGAGGTCGTCGAGCTTCTTACTCGATTGAAAGACCGGCTATGGGTTCCATATCACGTCCTGTTGGAGTTCCATCGGAATAGGCAGCAGGCCATGAAAGCGGAGTTCGCGGCCGCCAAGCAATTGGGCAAGGATGCGAGAAACGCTTATGACGTCTTCAAGGCGACAATCTCGAATGATCGTGTTCGTGACCGAGCATGTTGGCCACAAATTGCGGAAAAGCTTGCGGAAATTGAAAAGAAGGCAGAGGAACTCTTCAAGGTAACTAATTCCGAAAGCGGTCATTACATCTCCCCAAATGCGCCCGACTCGGTACTCAGTTTTGTGGAGAATTTACTTGAAGGCCGGATAGGTTCACGGCCAGGAAGCCAGGCCATCGTTGACAGTGCCGAAGAGCTTGCGGCTGAGAGATTCAAGGCGAAGATTGGGCCGGGTTACTACGATCAGGAAAAGGCTGGTGATAAGTACGTTTTTGATGGGCTGATCTACGACCGTCAGTACGGAGACTACATGGTGTGGCGTGAACTTATTGCCCACAGCAGAGAGACCAAGACGAAACGGGTAATGTTCGTTACATCGGATGTCAAGCCTGATTGGTGGCTTGACTCGAGAACATTTTCTGGGAAGCGCCCTCAGCCTGAGTTGGTAATGGAGATGTTGCGTGAGGCGGCTGTGGAATGCTTCTGGATGTACACGCTGTCGGACTTCATCAAGAACGCGGGAACATTCCTTCGCACGAAGGTAACTCAGCGTGCAATTTCCGATGCGCGCCAAGCGGAGTCCGGCCCGCGCCGTGAGGCTCCAGCCGCAACCCCAGCTGATGCGAGGCTGCGTCGGGTTGGAAACGATGATCTCCGCACAGTTGTTGCGGGGCAGGCGGATGATCTAATAAGTGTTGGTCGACACATTGGAATTGGATTGGCGCGCGCACAAGGCAAGGGCGTTACTGGTATTGTCGCGATCGATCCTCAAGCCATTCTGACTAGGGGGATGGCCTTGCTGGATGATCTCAAGAGTTCGGTTGACCTCTTGAGTCTCTTCGACGAGATCGGTGGTCTTGAGTTGTACGTGATACTTCCAAAGAACCAGCCCGAGCTCATGGCTCATGCATTGAAAACCGCCCGCTCGTTGGCTGAGGGATTGGATCTTCAGACCGTGGCGCCCCAGGTATTCGTCGGCCACTTCTTGAACGCCGGACGCACTGAGTACACGTTCAGTGGTTGA
- a CDS encoding DUF2268 domain-containing putative Zn-dependent protease (predicted Zn-dependent protease with a strongly conserved HExxH motif), whose product MRLIVSLLAALLPCAALAAPSQVVTDDIARFWATYDAVRAEPDAERRVTLVQQRYIDPGSPGLHALMQVRHYTAREYAEAMQAWPRFWTSVRPLTANAQQASATLERDLAAFRALYPALRPATITYAVGVLRTGGTTLGDKVLIGAEMALGDARVDVSELPERMRGRLRIFYDSRPGANNAQNNLHEYVHTQQRETTGSLAQYAVREGVAEYVAERLSGRRPALPLYTYGPAHEADIRARFIAEMDGADLDNWLYNNAGNAFGVSDVGYYAGYRIAQEYMRQQPDEKAGIARMIELDYDDAEAVRVFIEASGWLRQR is encoded by the coding sequence ATGCGTCTGATCGTCAGCCTGCTTGCCGCCCTGCTGCCCTGTGCGGCCCTGGCCGCCCCGTCCCAGGTCGTCACCGACGACATTGCCCGCTTCTGGGCCACCTACGATGCGGTGCGCGCCGAGCCCGATGCCGAGCGCCGCGTGACGCTGGTGCAGCAGCGCTACATCGATCCGGGCAGCCCCGGACTGCATGCTCTGATGCAGGTGCGCCACTACACCGCCCGCGAGTACGCAGAGGCCATGCAGGCGTGGCCGCGCTTCTGGACCTCGGTGCGGCCGCTCACCGCCAACGCACAGCAGGCCAGTGCCACGCTGGAGCGCGATCTGGCCGCTTTCCGTGCGCTTTACCCGGCGCTGCGACCGGCCACCATCACCTACGCAGTGGGCGTGCTGCGCACCGGCGGCACCACGCTGGGCGACAAGGTACTGATCGGGGCGGAGATGGCGCTGGGCGACGCGCGCGTGGACGTGAGCGAGCTGCCGGAGAGAATGCGCGGGCGCCTGCGGATCTTCTACGACAGCCGGCCAGGTGCGAACAACGCGCAGAACAACCTGCACGAATACGTGCACACGCAGCAGCGCGAGACCACCGGCAGCCTGGCCCAGTATGCGGTGCGCGAGGGTGTGGCCGAGTATGTGGCCGAGCGGCTGAGCGGGCGTCGGCCGGCATTGCCGCTATACACCTACGGGCCCGCGCACGAGGCGGATATCCGCGCACGCTTCATTGCCGAGATGGACGGGGCCGACCTCGACAACTGGCTGTACAACAACGCCGGCAATGCGTTCGGGGTGAGTGATGTGGGGTACTACGCCGGGTATCGCATCGCGCAGGAGTACATGCGGCAGCAGCCGGATGAGAAGGCGGGGATCGCGCGGATGATCGAGCTGGACTATGACGATGCCGAGGCGGTGCGGGTGTTTATTGAAGCGTCGGGGTGGTTGCGGCAACGGTAG